ATCGCTCTCAACGCCAGATGGAGTATGGTTGAGAAGTCCACATACCACTCGTGCGCCACGAGTTTCCGGTCGGGACTCGCGTGCAGTGCAAAACAACGGTCCGCGTCGAGTACCCGGCCGGAGGCGCCACTTACCCGATTCAGCGCAGAAAGGGACCCGAGTCCGCAGTCCTTTTGCAGAGTTTCTTACGAAGTCATACCCGGTTGTGCCTATTTGATGCACTCGGCATCTGGCTGGACGGTCGGTATAGTTGTCGTCGATAGAGAGACATGACAGGGCGGCGCCCCTGTGCGGAGGAGCCGAGATGAACCTCAATCGTTCATCCACCTCGGGAGTCGACACCCTTTGGGAGACCGTCTGCGAGGATGTGCGACTGCTCGCCGAAGCGCTGATGCGCCGCGAGCGGCCCGGCCACACCCTCCAGGCCACCGCCCTGATGAACGAGGCCTACCTTCGGATCACGCGGCGATCCGATGTGCACCAGGTCTCCCGCATCGAGTTCCTCCAGATCGCCGCGCAGGCCATGCGGCGGGTGCTGGTCGATCACGCACGCCTCAAACTGGCGGATAAGCGCGGCGGCAAACTGCGGAAGATCACACTCGATTCCGCTGTTCACTTCGGACAACCCGATCTCGACCTGGCAGACCTTGACGAAGCCATGGACCGTCTGGCCGAGCTCAGCACCCGCCAGGCGAAGGTCGTCGAGATGCGGTTCTTTGGTGGCCTGACGATGGCTGAAGTGGCGCAAGCGCTGGGGGTCTCGAAGCGCACGGTTGAAAGCGACTGGGCGTTTGCGCGAGCGTGGCTCCGCCAGGAGCTCAAGAGGTAGAAGCAGGATGCTGGAATGGTGGAGGGGCACGCCGTGACTCCGGAGCGCCATCAGCGTATGCGCGAACTCTTTGAGGTGGCGATCGACCTCGAGGACGAGGACTGCCGTCAGTTTCTGGCCAATGCCTGCAAGGGGGACGACGAACTGTGCCGCGAGGTGCAACTGCTGCTGAGCAGCCATCGGCGTCCCGGTGAATTCCTGGATACTCCCGCAGTCATTCTCGCCGACCCGGGCGACTTCGATACGGCCCAGCCGGAACTGACGGGAACTCGCATCGGCCGATATCAGCTGCTGAGCATCATCGCGCGAGGCGGGATGGGCATCGTCTACGAGGCGGTGCAGGATCAACCCCGGCGGATCGTGGCGATCAAGGTCATGCGGCAGGGGCTGGGCTCGCAATCCGCGCTGCGGCGCTTCCAGGACGAAGCGCAGATTCTCGCGAGGCTGCGGCACCCGAACATCGCTCAGATCTTCGAAGCCGGAACTCACAATGACGTCTCGGTGCGCAGTGGCGGTGAGCCGATTCCATACTTTGCTCTGGAGTACATACCCGGCGCGCGATCGATTACCGACCATGCGAGCGCGCGTGGGCTTTCGATACGCGATCGCCTGGCGCTCTTGGTCAAGGTCTGTGACGCCGTGCATCACGGGCACCAGAAGGGCATCATCCACCGCGACATCAAGCCAGCGAACATCCTGGTCGATTCCGATGGCGAGCCAAAGGTGATCGACTTCGGAGTGGCGCGCGTGACGGAATCGGATGTCGCCGTCACGTCCCGGCAGACGCAGATGGGTCAGATCCTCGGCACGGTGCAGTACATGAGCCCCGAGCAGTGCGAGAGCGATCCGCACGACATCGACAGCCGAAGCGACGTCTACTCGCTGGGCATCCTCGCCTATGAACTGCTCAGCGGACAGGTCGCCTACGACACGAGCAGTTCGAGCCTTCTGCAGGCGGCGAGGATGATCCAGGGGACGGCGCCCAAGCCCCTGTCCATGATCGACCGGCGCTTGCGCGGCGACATCGAGACCATCGTCGCCAAGGCGATGGAGAAGGATCGCGAGCGGCGCTACCAGTCAGCCGAGGCGCTTAAGAAAGACATCGATCGATACCTGAACGGCGAGCCGATCGAGGCGAGGCGGCGATCGGCGTGGGTCGGGGCGACGCGCTGGATGGGGAAGCACCCGATCTTCACCTCGGCGATGGGCGCGACGCTGGTGGCGGTGATCATCCTGTCTACCGCGATCCTGGCTGTGTATTACGGCGTTCGGCGACCGAGCCATTATGAGTACTCAGCCAATCACAACACCGCCTGGCTCAAGAGCGGCCTGGGGGCGCAGCTGGAAACGCTCGGAGGGGCTGAAGAGCCTCCGGACTGCGTGAAAGCGATGATCGTGCCCCGGCCGAGTCGCTTCGGGGGCGGGCGCGTTACGCTGTACTGCGTCAAGTCGGGTCAGCATTCGACGGGGCAGCAACTGTGGGTGTGCGATCCGGACGATCTCGACACGCCGGTCTGGTCGACCGGGAATGACCCGCTTCGAACGCGACCCGCCATTCGGGTCAAAGAGATGGCCGAGTCGAGCGATCAGGGTTACCTCACCTACGACTTTGCTGTCGCCGATGTGTTCCCGGAGGTGCCCGGGAACGAGATCATCGTGGTCCATGAGCAGGTGTCCGACTCTCCCAATGCCATTCGCGTGTATGACTTTGGGGGAAACGTGCTCTTTGAAGCGTGGCACTTCGGGCACCTGGCGCAGGTCCGGTGGTGGGCACGGGAAGGGCTCCTGATCGCAGCCGGTGATCGGCACGGCATTCCCGACATTCTGCGAAACGGTTTCGGGTATCCGCCGCCGTGGCCGAAGGTCGTCATGGCGCTGCGGCCCCGCCTCGGTGGGCGTTTTGGCTGGGCCAACGAACGCGACTGGCCCGACGACTGGCGCACGGATCCGAACATCACGGAGACGCTCGTGTGGTACAAGGTGCTCATGCCGGAGGAATGGTGGCAGGAGTTCAACTCTCCCATGGTCGACATACCGTCGGGCGCCGGCACGGGCGGCCCCTGCGTGGTGATCCACTTTGATGCATCGAAGCAAGTCGGCATGTCGTTGCAGGTGAATGCGACG
This genomic interval from Phycisphaerales bacterium contains the following:
- a CDS encoding sigma-70 family RNA polymerase sigma factor; its protein translation is MNLNRSSTSGVDTLWETVCEDVRLLAEALMRRERPGHTLQATALMNEAYLRITRRSDVHQVSRIEFLQIAAQAMRRVLVDHARLKLADKRGGKLRKITLDSAVHFGQPDLDLADLDEAMDRLAELSTRQAKVVEMRFFGGLTMAEVAQALGVSKRTVESDWAFARAWLRQELKR
- a CDS encoding protein kinase, translated to MVEGHAVTPERHQRMRELFEVAIDLEDEDCRQFLANACKGDDELCREVQLLLSSHRRPGEFLDTPAVILADPGDFDTAQPELTGTRIGRYQLLSIIARGGMGIVYEAVQDQPRRIVAIKVMRQGLGSQSALRRFQDEAQILARLRHPNIAQIFEAGTHNDVSVRSGGEPIPYFALEYIPGARSITDHASARGLSIRDRLALLVKVCDAVHHGHQKGIIHRDIKPANILVDSDGEPKVIDFGVARVTESDVAVTSRQTQMGQILGTVQYMSPEQCESDPHDIDSRSDVYSLGILAYELLSGQVAYDTSSSSLLQAARMIQGTAPKPLSMIDRRLRGDIETIVAKAMEKDRERRYQSAEALKKDIDRYLNGEPIEARRRSAWVGATRWMGKHPIFTSAMGATLVAVIILSTAILAVYYGVRRPSHYEYSANHNTAWLKSGLGAQLETLGGAEEPPDCVKAMIVPRPSRFGGGRVTLYCVKSGQHSTGQQLWVCDPDDLDTPVWSTGNDPLRTRPAIRVKEMAESSDQGYLTYDFAVADVFPEVPGNEIIVVHEQVSDSPNAIRVYDFGGNVLFEAWHFGHLAQVRWWAREGLLIAAGDRHGIPDILRNGFGYPPPWPKVVMALRPRLGGRFGWANERDWPDDWRTDPNITETLVWYKVLMPEEWWQEFNSPMVDIPSGAGTGGPCVVIHFDASKQVGMSLQVNATGDRIVLQSNDEFRKLRSAFPEESPTLVEWPPKKDDR